The genome window ACATGGTCGTGTGCAGCGTGAAAGAGGGCAGTGAAAGAGAAACATCGACACAATCGGCACCGAGGAAGGAATCAAGTTCGGGAGGTGGGGAGGAATCAGCAAGGGGGAAACATTCTCATCAAAGCcaacatgacgagagatgatgatgcattGGGTGAGTAGATCGAGGCACCAGTACCCCTTGTGATCAGGGGAGTACCCGAGGAAAAGACAGCGAGAAGAGCGAGGGGCAAGTTTGTGAGGTGCGGTGGCGGAGGTGTTGGGATAGCAGGCATACCCGAAGACCCGAAGGTGCTCATAGGAGGGGGTGGTTTTGAAGAGGGCGAATAATGGAGTGGGATGGGAAACCGCCTTGGAGGGAAGGTGATTGAGGAGATAGGTGGTTGTGTTCAGGGTCTGAGCCCAGTAGCGGGCGGGAAGAGAAGCCTGAAAGAGGAGGCAACACAACATATTGTTGGTGGTGCGAATCATACGCTCGGCTCGGCCATTCCGAGGGGAGGTTTGAGGGCACGACATCTGCAGTTGCACGCCATGGGAGAGAAACAAGGCACACGACATGTAGTTATCAAACTCACGCCCATTATCACACTGAACAACCTAGATGGTACGACCGAACTGAGTTGACACCCACGCAAAGAAACGAGAAAGGTGAGGGAAGGTGTCAGACTTATGGCGGAGGGGAAATGTCCACAAGTAATGTGAGAAGTCATCCAGAATGATGAGATAGTACCAGATACCGGCGACGCTAGGGATGGGGGATGTCCAGAGGTCACAATGGATGAGGTTGAAGGGGCAATTAGCGTGGGACGTGTAAGAGGAAAAAGGTAAGCGAGTGTGACGCTCAAGCTGACAGACATGACCAGGGGCGGAGCCAGGGGGACCATGGCCCCTCCCAAGGCTACGACATATATAAGAATATATATATAGTCTAAATTTTGTGTGTCTAATATATATACTCTAAATTTTGTGCAGCGCAATTAATCAAAGGTTTAATATAGTGGTTGGTAATACATGATCGATAACTCTGTTGTAGTATGCCAACTAAAGTCTAAAAGAAACAAAGAATATAAGATAAAATATTCGTTGAATGACCAATCAATACATGAAACATCAAACCTAATTCGCTTGCAGACGTTGAACCTCACCCCTTTATGATTCATCCTATCGTCTGGCTAGGTAGTCGCCGATTGCCGCTGACCACTTGACTTGCCTCTGCCATAGCCCCACAACCAAAGTCATAAATTTGTTAGATGTCTCATGAATACTAGAGTCATTATATAAAAGTTGAATCTCATCAGTCGGATATTCATCGTTATATCGTCTTTATTTTTTTGGTATTGTTCTTGCATCACAACTTTAGTTCAATATATCAATTAGCTAGAAAATGTACTTATGGACTAAGATAATTTATAAAGATTTAGAATTCTTATTCCATAGCGAGTGGTTAAACTTGGTAATATTATAGAATATTTTTTATTATATAGTATTGATGAATTGATCGGTCCCCCTTATATCGTAATCCTGACTCCGCCCCTGAGCATGACAAAGCGATGTGGCGTCGCCGCGAGAACAAGGAATGGTCGAGGTGGCCGACAATCGAGAGAGGACGTCGTGGCCAGGGTGGCCAAGATGATGGTGCCAAGTGGAGGCTGGAACAGTGGAGTCAAGGGCGTAGGGTGGGACAACATGAGCGAAGAAAGGTGGGGCGGGGAAGCGGGAAAGCGAATGGGGTAGAGGGGGCCAGAGCTATCGCATCGAGCAACCACAATACGAGTGGTAAGATCCCATGTTGTGAGTCTCCAAGGATCGAACTCCATAGAGCAGCAGTTGTTAGTAGTGAAGCGGCAGGCCGAGAGAAGATTCTGGATGATGTTGGGGACAACGAGGTTGTTATTTAGGTTTAAAGGACCAGGAAGGACCGTGACATTTACTGAGGTGACAGACAGAGTTGACCCGTTACCGATAATGATGGAGAAAGGAGAGGTGGGGTTAGGCTATCTGCAGCGCTCGACGCTACCGtcccccctccccttgcatgtcggctgtagggggcaccctacggccgcagcggtgcccctacagcgccccctacgcgtcgacccccttctctctccccccagatctagcgtgtcactgttcatcaccctaaacactgtgctgtgggtccacgagtaattgttagtagataaaaaattgatagttggtatagaaaatgatattttatagtggcaGTGGGGTATatggggagtatttagggggaaccgctgcgggagatgaaaaaataggggagaAAATAGGGGAGGAAAGTGATATAGGGGAAAAATTTAgaggtaacggttgcggatagccttaTAGGGATGAGGTAAAGAGACAGCTCTAGGGTAGGGAGTGGTGTGGAACGAGGCGCCGGAGTCGGTAACCAGTTGGTGGGAGAAGGAGACAGCGAGAATATGGGTAAGAATGAGAGAGCCATCGGGACACCCCCACCGAGCCACCGGAAGGGGTGATGGGGCCGATGGCGAACAAGCTGACGACAATCGTGGGTGGGGAAGAAGGCAAGGTCTCGATCGTTAGGGGGCTGCTGGGGGTGGCGCCCAGCGCCATGTGTCGGAGCCGGGGAAGGAGAGGGGTGTGGAGTGCTCTATGGCCGGGGGCGCGCCGGGAAGGGGTGGGGTGACTAGGAAGGGGAGTAGGACGCCGCTGTAGATCGAGGCACGCTCGACACGGAGCTCGGGACACGCGGGGGCGATACAACGCCGTGCAGAAGATAGCCGACAGCGCTTGGGAGAGGTGGACGCCGCACGGAGCCGCGGAGGGTGTCGACGACCCCGGGACTGTCACTGTTCCCGCCATTGCCGCAGACGTGTTGCTGGTGGTGGTGCTCCCACTCGGGCCGTCGGATCTCGGTCTCTCTACACGCTCGCTCTCTGCTGCGAGACGGGCCGGGAGGTGGGGAAGATCTTGTGGGAGCAGAGGAGCAGCACTGACGAGGGTGGGGGCGGCGCAGATGACCGCCAAGCTGTGTGGGAGGGAGGTGTCGGCTTCCTGGGCGACGCTGAGGACATGGGCGGCACTGGGGGGTCCACGCCTGCGCCATGGACAGGAAGCGTTAGAGCccgtttagggttttggggttagaCCCTTGTAATTACCTTCATAACCTTGTGTAATGGGTCAGACCCAACATCTATTGGTTTATTAATACAAGTCCCAACctgagttagggttagggttttccatTCCAACTGGAAGGACAACGCGGGCAAGGGTGGGGACGATGCGGATGGCCGCACCCGCGTCGTGGTGTAgggtggtgctggctcctggatggCACCGAGGCCCGGGAGGTGGGGAAGATCTTGTGGGAGCAGAGGAGCAGCACTGACGAGGGTGGGGACGGCGCAGATGACCGCCAAGCTGTGTGGGAGGGAGGTGTCGGCTTCCTGGGCGACACTGAGGACATGGGCGGCACTGGGGTCCACGCCTGCGCCATGGACAGGAAGCGTTAGAGCCtgtttagggttttggggttagaCCCTTGTAATTACCTTCATACCCTTGTGTAATGGGTCAGACCCAACATCTATTGGTTTATTAATACAAGTCCCAACctgagttagggttagggttttccatTCCAACTGGAAGGACAACGCGGGCAAGGGTGGGGACGACGCGGATGGCCACACCCGCGTCGTGGTGTAgggtggtgctggctcctggatggCACCGAGGGCAGGGGCGGCGTTGGGGCCCGTGGATGGGAAAGGCGGTGGTGCCGGCGTCTTGGAGGAGGGGGAAGGCATTTGGGAGGCCTAGTGGAGGGTGGCAGCTGGCCATGGAGGCTGCGACGGCGACAGGGAAGCACAGGAGAGGGTGCCCGCtgaggagggagagagaaggaACCTAAACCTAAGTTTTGATTACTATGTTGGAAACCCTAATCCTAATCAGGATTGGGAGATATATTTATATAGAATAGTTGGGCCTAAGCCCATTACACAAAGACGACCCATGCATTACAATAGGAGAAGCATAATAGCTCTAACAATTATCATCAGGTGTTGGATATCTTTCATTTCGTAGTCCACCGTGTATGATTTTTTTAATGAATATTGGGTGGGATATATTCATAAATGATTGATTATACCAGGAAAAGAAAATGGCCAGCTGCTGGAGGACAGCTGGTTCGTCATAGAGCAATCATTTTATGCTAACTCTTTTGTTGTTTTATTTGATCTTTCTTGAAGACGGAACATGTTCTAATTTATTTGCCTTCTAGTGTGGAAATCACAAACAGTTACATCATAAATAACATACCATTTGTACCATTCTGAAGGAGCTCAAGGATGTCCTGAGGACAATTCCTGAAATCCAAGGCCTAGTTGGGCATGAAGATACTGGCAAGATGATGAACATGAAGGAGTATGATGGAGTTAGTGAAGTAAAATCCACTTTGCAATCAGCTTTTGCTAAGCTAATGACAGCAAGTAAAGACATGGTTTCTGAAGCAGTTGCAAAACTGATCAGTCGCCTGAATACTGAGAGCAAGGTGAGAGATTTTCTTGCCTATAATTGCTATGAACTTCTACAGTTTGTTGTGACATCAGTTATAATAACTTCCATTCATTTTATCAGCTGGATGTTGCTATCAAATTTCTCTCTCTGGTTTTTTTATGATTCGCTTTTTTCCATAACCCATGTGCCTCGAGATCTCATTTTTTTAATGACGAAAGAGCTGTTTAGGATATGTTGAGTTTAGTTTCTTGGTTTCTGTACCAGTCTATTTAGAGAATTTCTGACCACCTAAGGAAGGTTCAATCAAATCCTAACAAACCATATCTAATTTTATGTATAATTCGCCCGTATGGAAATCATATCTCTAATCAGTCCAAACCCCCTCTAAATTAATCCTATGGGCCCTAGGCACCTTAGCTGATACAGTGATACCCCATAACACTCCCGCACCCTTGGGAAACAGCTCGACCTCGAGCTGTAGCAGAGGTCATGGTAGGCTGGTAGCAGGCCGCACTTGATGCCTAACTTTGACGCGAACAAAAAAAATCATATCCTGATGTTGCTACCAATTTTCTCTCTGGTTCTTCATTTATGATAATCTTACTTTTTCTTGAGACATGTGCCTTGAAAAGATCTTATCTTTTTAAATGATGAAAAAATTGTGTAGGATATGTTGGGTCTGGTTTCTTGGTTTCTATACCACTCTAGAACTATCAAGCTATAGAGATGTCAACATAGTTACAAACAAATAAACATATTAGCCCCTTACACTTCTAGTGTTTGCTTGCTCCCATCTTTCCCATTTCTAAAATGATCCTATAGGTGAGGTCATACCTTGAAATCAGTGGCGAAGGTAGCCCCGGAATGACCCAAGTGCCAACGACTCTTTGTTGAGTGTCGCGGCCCTAAATTTCTTTTTTTCTCTGGTGCACAACAGGTGAAAAAAATAAAAACTTACACTAAAATTTTGATTTACTCTGGTGCTAGGGCACCACCCTAGCTCTATGTAGCGTCGCCCCAGCTTGAGATGTCTGATCTGTGGCTTGCTGCAACTTATAGATGGTTAAGGAGATGGTAATTGTTATAGATATTATAATATAATTGACAAGTCATAGGGTTGTATGTTGGGATTGGTATGTACAAGGTTTGAGATAGGCTAGATATGCACCCTTCAGGATACCCAGTGCACCTATGAGCAAGGTCAGCAGAAGAATATTGACTAGAACCATTTTTTATTGCTATAGTTGTAAGAGAGATGGTTGCTCACCTGGCGATAGATTTGCAAAGTTCGTTGGAAAAGTAGGACTTCTGTTTTTGGTAAGCAAAGGAAATGCTGCTTGTGGATTGTTGCAACACTACTCCCAAGAGGCATGGAAGAGCTGTTGTCTCAAATGAATGCATAATTACACTAAGgcatggtttttaaagcggtaaggcggtCTAAGGCGTTAGAgcaccgcctggacgcctaggcggcgcctaggcaaggtaggcgggcaaggcgcctaggcgttAGACCACCGTCCGGACGCCTAGGCGATGCCTTAAGAACAGAGCACTAAGGTGCCGTTTAGTTCACATATTGGTGACATAATGGGTTgttgataacgttaaatcatgtttattTAAGTCTAACCGTAATCGGATACCACACTAGAAATGAATACCGACCTATTCAAACTTGTACCGCCGATACTCAAGTGTAAATCATTAtcattaccatttacgttacatttcgtgaaccaaacaacaTTTAAGTGTGAACGTTTGGAGCTTCCACAAAGCTTGCAATCGACACAATTCTTAAGTGCTAAACTTGGGTAGATTGGTTAAATTTAAAGATGAGATAATGCTAAGCTTGCACGTAGCTTACAAGGTGATATGTTGCTTGTAATACTAATTATTATGTTGGTCAAGACACATTTACATTTAATAACAGATACTAACTAGAACGATGCTTCCTAAAGAAAGTGGTTAACATGGTGCCGTGGCATTATATCTAAAGTTAAAGGACACATGTTTAGCATAACTTACAAGTTattatcgttgatcacaattcacaAAGCCTCCAATGTTAAATGTATTTCATTTGAGACATTGGAAACTGCAAGCATTTGCTACTAACAGATAGTAGTAAATGATCGAAAGCTTGAAAGTTTCCATGCTACAAGCACCCTGTGTTGCCATTTTTATTATCCTATTTGTTTCTCTGTTACAGTACAGACAAAATTGCACTGGCGGCACCTATGCATTTCCTATTTTGTCTTATGGCCAGCTAAACTTTTGAAGTTGCCATTTCATCTTTTTTTTATTTGGCACACTAAGTTACCCAGCAAAATTTTACAAGCAGGTCTCAAATGTCAACAGATATGCACTAAATTGAATCTATAAGCATTAAGCTGTCATACTTTAGAAGTATAAGTTGGTATTTGAAACAATTCAGATGTACATGTACAGGGCAATTTCTTCTAGTTGACAAAGATACCTGGATGGAAAAAACTGATAAGCAACTATACAAATAGGCTCCTCTCTCTCCAAAAAGAAGAATGTGTGATATGAGTATATCGACTAATGTACCATCCACATCTTGGCATTTTGTTGCAAAAAACTGATGAACAACAATTCCCAAGCCACTGACTGATAATGTCTTGTTCTATTCAGATTAGGACCTTAACAGACAAAGAACAGCTGCTTTTGTCCTTGGAGAGACAATATCAAGACGATGTTGGTGTTCTAGCAGCACTTTTTTTTAACTATGTCAAGCTCAGTCCTGGCGAAGCGCTTTATATTGGTGCAAATGAACCGCATGCATACCTCTCGGGGGAATGCATTGAATGTATGGCCACCTCAGACAACGTTGTACGCGCTGGTTTGACACCTAAATACAGAGACGTGCAAACTCTCTGCTCAATGCTAACATACAAACAGGTCAGTGTCATCATTACTGTTGTTTCTCATATAAAGTATATTTCTTCGTTTATATTGCTTGTTCCATGGGTTCTTGACTCGGCAAGTACCTCTCTCCCAGCGAGCAAATGCTTCAGAATTCAGTGCATGATTTTGTGATTTGCTTCTTTAATTAATTGATCTACATCTACTGCGGGGCGTCTTCTTCTTTTTTATCTAGGCTTTCCCAGAAATTTTGCGCGGAGTTCCTGTGCAGCCACACGTAAGGCGCTACACCCCTCCATTTAACGAGTTCGAGGTCGATCGCTGCTTGGTGCCTCCAGGTGGATCGCTGGTTGTCGTACCCCCGGTACCAGGTCCATCCATCTTTCTCGTAATGACCGGGGCAGGCGAGATTCAGTTGGATTCTGCGTCAGATGGAGAAAAGGCAGACGAAGGTGATGTTTTCTTCGTCCCAGCATACACTGAGGTTAAGATCTCTGCGTGTGGCCCCGAGTCTCTGCAGCTGTACAGGGCCGGGGTAAACAGCAGGTTCTTCAGCTAACAGGCGCGTCGATCTTTGGGGCTGTCGTAAAGTGACCACACTGTAGTTGTAGGGAAGTTGTCATATACGAGAAATGAAACGGTTAGTTAGCAAAAAGGTCTCATATATACTAATGTATAGGGCTGTAGGCTGATGAAAGAATAATCTGGTTCCTTTCATATCTTCTTGATAATTCACTGTAAAGATGCCTTGCAGTGCAATCCACGTTGGATGCGCTAGAAAGAAATAAAGATGATGATTAGTATCAACCATTTTGGTTGTCTTGTTGTTCATAATAAACTGTGCGGGCTGTCCAATTTTCCGCTCTTGAAACATGTGGATCACTGGAAACAAAGAGGCAGAGGCGACATGGATACGTCAATTCGCGTAGGCCCATACTCCTATTGCTATTTTTACTAGCACTTTGTACTCGGTACGAGGCCCAGTGGGCTTTTCTTTCAACAAGAAACTACAGCGACGGAACAATGGTTTgtcatgtgtgtgtgtgtgtgtttgttgATAGAGCTATTGTCCCAGCTTCTTCGAGCGTATTCTCAAACAGTGGAGTTCAACAAAACTAGAGCTTGGCTGTATCCTGTATTTATGGGAAAATACGTGATGGAAACTATATCATTTTATATGGAAGCATAGAAACTAACTCAAAACATATTCTGATCACTTAAAAAAAGAGTTGGccctttttttgaaaaaaaaatacTACGGTGAAACCTACATTTGTTTTTGAGAGAAAAATCAACTCAAGAAACATATTTCGATCACTCATTTTTAAAAACTTGATATATCTATAGTGCATATATGTACTCACATGTAAAATCTAGGATGCAAATAATACATCTAGAAAAAATATACAAAAACAATAAATTTCAGGTATATGTTCAATAGAAGATAATTCCTAGAGTTCTGTATTCTAGTGCAAAGCTTCTGAAATTTACCACTTTTGTATGTACTTTACAGAAGTGATTTTGCATACCAGCTCGCATGTAAGTACATATACAGATGCATTGTGGATGTGTCAAGTTTCAAAAAAAATCTAGTAATAtaaatatgttttttgagttGGTTTTCATGTTTTCACTGAACATGTGCATATTTCTGCTGTGTTTGGATGGTTAACATGGGCATCTGGCAAGATGGTGGCCTAGCTAGACGCGTCAAGCGAAATCGCTGATGCTTCTGTCACTCAGGGGAGGATTGAGTTCAATCTGCTTAGCATATGTCAATTGCACTTCAATTTGGCACTATAAAATGCACTACTGGAATCAGACTCTTTCCCGAGTGCCTGAGCctggaaaacactcggcgaagtttttgccgagtgtagcactcggcaaagagagctcGGCGAACTATACATCGGCAACGGCTTCTTagtcgagtactttttatcgggcactcgacaaagactttgctgagtgtcactcggtactcggcaaagaaaagtcgccaTCACGGCGACTGGTAATGGAGATGGCGCCTTTGCCGAGTAttctaggtgacactcggcaaaaagattacctttgccgagtgtattaggtggcactcggtaaagagttttcctctttgccgagtgcccactagCCTAGCGCTCGGCAACGAGTCCACTGGCGGTCCCTTTgtcagtttctttgccgagtgctctaggaggcactcggcaaagcttgcttctttgccgagtaccagggtcacaacacttggcaaagaagctTTACTGGTACCCAGGTgttctttctttgccgagtgctatgaccctgacactcggcaaagtgatcagtatacacctttttaatttgtttttCATATTccctccaaacaaacaaaagatatatcacatatatatatcacagatatcacataatcatcacagaaATCATATATACATCGCATATCTCACAAAGACCATAAATCAAACTAGTTATCACAGCATAACCAACATGTtcgaacacaaacataagtatccaacgctcaagaacataagtctcaagtATCTCGCAAATCATTACCAACATCAAACAAGTTCAGACCgagttcatctcttggtttgttctatcacataacgctgccagatccactcttgcctttacgttatcctttgacttatcaggaatgtccataattgttgtccAAAGTGCCCcgacaacattcttttcagtgtgcatcacatcaatgttgtgtggaaggagctgatcgtcataataggggagccgagtcaagcccgacttatgtgtccacatatgctgctcaccatatcccacaaaaccaccttctggattggccacgagcccgtctatctgttgacgaatttcggcactagTCATCGTTACAGGTGGGTGGTATGTCACTACGACACATTtcataaagttcttgatgtctaggcggaaaggATGGTCAgaaggaagaaattgtcgatgtttatcgaacgacgaatatttgccaccctttttcaaccaaatgaacctaagagcttccttgtaaACTGGGTATGGGAACTTactgtgaacacaccaggcgcagaatagcccatacgccagtaagtcatgcatggagtactggtatcaAACAtgcaccaattcatcaatcaaacgcTCCATGTACAcgaccattttattccccgggtatccgggaattatcaacgacacgaatatgttctgccTTTGAAAGGACACACCGGGGGAggaagattgattgggataacaaacacgggccaacatgtgtacggggcagcgctcattccattgggattgaacccatctgtggccagcgcaacacgtacattacgagcctcttcggctttctcacggtgaatgacatcaaagtgtttccatgcttcactatCAGATGCGTGCACCatattgtcaggattgtatcgttttccattttgtgccatgtcatctgtttcgcgaattcctcggtcatgtatagacgctggatcctcagtatgaatggaaggtggcgtaggattgtcacgaggatgtcgagctgcctcttctgtccatcaccagattctatctccatgaacctagacgatttacacttcggacagtactttgcctccgcgtattctttcctaaatagcacgcagcccttcggacaagcatgtatctgtgcctcgtacatgcactTTGGCAGaatgtgatcctccggaagcaggctgccaataaccgtcaacaagccatcaaatgcgtctcgactcatgatgtactgcgacTTGGAACACCATTACacacccaatggcatccagttgagaaacctttgtctggccgtgaaggggcttctgtgccgcgtcaaacatgtcgtagaacgcctttgcggcTGGCTCTGGCTCGTCTTCCGTACATCCTCCGGCGAACTGTgcttcgtgatagtcgttcaacatatctgtgaaagggaaataggcttacaccttttactaattgattttggtggttgaattgcccaacacaaataattggactaactagtttgctctagactataagttctacaggtgccaaagattcacaacaaaccaatacaaagtcaaaagaaagggttcaaaacaaaggagcaaagtataccgaagtgtgccctaatctggcgcaccgaactattcggtgtgccaccggacagtgtccggtgcaccagggaactcaactccgaactgctcaccttcgggaattctgggagccgctccgctataattcactggactgtctggtgtagcaccggactgtccggtgtgccagcggagtaacggctactacaacgccaacggtcgtctgcaatagGAGTTAATGCGCTATagtgcgcgtagaagtcagagcagagccaaaaggcgcaccggacagtctacaggacctgtccggtgcaccaccggactgtccggtggcccaaaagacagaagctccaacggtcaaaccctaacggtcgggtgatgtggctggtgcaccggacagtgtccggtggcgcaccggactgtccggtgcgccatacgacagcagcctccaccaaacggctagtttggtggttggggctataaatacccccaaccacccaccattcatggcatccaagttttcagccttcaaacaccttacaagagctatagcattcaatacaagacacaaccaaagagatcaaatcctctcccaagtccaaagatcattccaatcaaatagtgactcgtgagagagtgacttgtgttcatttgagctcttgcgcttggattgcttttcttcatcattctttcttgtgttcaactcaattgtaaccaagacaagagacaccaattgtttggtggtccttgtagggacttagtgtctcgtttgattgagaagagaagctcactcggtctaagtgatcgtttgagagagggaaagggttgaaagagacccggtctttgtgaccacctcaacggggagtaggtttgcaagaaccgaaccttggtaaaacaaatcaccgtggcatccgccttatttgcttatgatttgttttcgtcctctctttcggactcgtttatatttctaacgctaaccccggcttgtagttgtgcttaaagtttgtaaatttcagattcaccctattcacccccctctatgcgactttcaattagtatcagagcccggtacttcattagagcctaaccgctcgaagtgatgtcgggagatcacgccaagaaggaatggtgaccggcgagaagcccgccacaagccatgggaaggctccatccggggagtccggcaacaaggtgaagggatccccttcacaagacaagtcgcgtcggagcggtgacaaaaagaagaagatgaagaaggtggtctactacgagaccgactcttcatcgccatccacctccggctccgacacgccgtccgtcacttctaagtgccatgagcgcaagaagtttagtaagatccccttacgttatcctcgcatttccaaacgcacccctttactttccgtcccactaggcaaaccaccggttttttacggtgaagattattgtatgtggagtgataaaatgaggcaccatctaacctcactccacgctagcatttgggacattgttgagtttggtgcacaggaaccatccgtgggggatgagggctatgactcggacgaagtagcccaaatccggcacttcaactcccaagccaccactatactcctcgtctctctaagtcgagaggagtataacaagttgcaagggttgaagagcgccaaagagatttgggatgtactcaagaccgcgcacgaaggagacgaggtgaccaagatcaccaagagggaaatgatcgagggggagctcggtcgcttcatgcttcaccaaggggaggatccacaagccatgtacaaccggctcaagaccttggtgaaccaagtgcgcaacctcgggagcactaaatgggatgaccatgaaatggtcaaggttattcttagatcactcgtatttcttaatcctactcaagttcaattaattcgtggggatccaagatataaactaatgtctcccgaggaagtaataggaaaatttgtgagctttaagttgatgatcaaaggctccaagaaaatcatcgagtgaggcgcctcctccacacccgatgtgcaacctgttgctttcaaggcaacggaggagaagaaagaagactctacacctagtagggtccccatcgacgcctccaagctcagcaacgaggaaatgtcgctcatcatcaagagcttcaccatatcctcaagcaaaggagggggaggaCTACAAGCcttgctccaagaaagtttgctacaagtgtggtaagcccggtcattttattgctaaatgtccattatcaagtgatagtgacaggggcgacgacaagaagggaaagagaagagaaaagaagagatattacaagaagaagggcgacgatgcccatgtttgccgg of Zea mays cultivar B73 chromosome 8, Zm-B73-REFERENCE-NAM-5.0, whole genome shotgun sequence contains these proteins:
- the LOC100272536 gene encoding Mannose-6-phosphate isomerase 1 → MENPPALPSPEPEPETEVSQAPPRRLLRLRCAVQHYEWGQRGAASLVARLADHNNPDPARPYAELWMGTHPSGPSSLVDDGSLLRDWLARNHDALGPAVAARWGGDLPFLFKVLSVAKALSIQAHPDKKLAEVLHALRPSTYKDENHKPEMAIAITEFRALCGFAGIEELKDVLRTIPEIQGLVGHEDTGKMMNMKEYDGVSEVKSTLQSAFAKLMTASKDMVSEAVAKLISRLNTESKIRTLTDKEQLLLSLERQYQDDVGVLAALFFNYVKLSPGEALYIGANEPHAYLSGECIECMATSDNVVRAGLTPKYRDVQTLCSMLTYKQAFPEILRGVPVQPHVRRYTPPFNEFEVDRCLVPPGGSLVVVPPVPGPSIFLVMTGAGEIQLDSASDGEKADEGDVFFVPAYTEVKISACGPESLQLYRAGVNSRFFS